One Deltaproteobacteria bacterium HGW-Deltaproteobacteria-2 genomic window carries:
- a CDS encoding FAD-dependent oxidoreductase: MGNSTEGKRPRVVIIGGGFGGLWAARTLADQPVNVLLIDHNNYHTFLALLYQVAAAELTAEDIAYPVRSIFTKTPNLDFILAHARRIDLQNRQIETDGESIPYDYLILASGSVTSTFGVSGVEENAYFLKTLEEAVALKNHIICCFETAAREPDAERRKSLLTFVIVGGGATGVEYSGALTELIHGPLIKDYHGIDFSETRIILLEAAEQLVSAMPANIRDYAARQLREMGVDVRLKSVVAEVFPDRVVLKGADNIETNTVVWTAGVKGEGLAAASNIPVTRDGRVTVSKTLQIQDQQNIYVIGDLASISESHRVLPMVAQVAIQSGVTSAQNILRQIRGSPPQPFVYKDRGSMITIGRKAAGVAIGSRTFTGFFAWVMWLVIHLFNLIGFRNRVMVLINWAWDYLLYERAVRYVFPSNIPSKAQSSSCIRGIRKEINSSGK; encoded by the coding sequence TTGGGAAATTCAACTGAAGGTAAAAGACCACGAGTCGTCATTATCGGCGGGGGCTTTGGCGGTTTGTGGGCGGCGCGTACGCTGGCCGACCAGCCTGTGAATGTGCTATTGATCGACCACAACAATTATCACACCTTTCTAGCTCTTCTTTATCAGGTGGCAGCAGCTGAACTCACTGCCGAAGATATTGCCTATCCTGTGCGCAGCATATTTACAAAAACGCCGAACCTCGATTTTATTCTGGCGCATGCGCGGCGGATTGATTTGCAAAATCGTCAAATAGAAACGGATGGTGAATCCATACCTTATGATTATCTGATTCTGGCCAGTGGCAGCGTCACTTCAACCTTTGGTGTTTCTGGTGTCGAAGAAAATGCGTATTTTCTCAAAACGCTGGAAGAAGCCGTGGCGTTGAAAAATCATATCATCTGCTGCTTTGAGACGGCGGCGAGAGAACCGGACGCGGAAAGAAGAAAGAGTTTGCTGACGTTCGTTATTGTCGGCGGCGGCGCAACCGGCGTGGAATATTCAGGAGCACTCACGGAACTTATTCATGGTCCGCTGATCAAAGATTATCACGGCATTGATTTTTCCGAAACACGAATCATTCTGCTGGAAGCGGCAGAACAACTGGTTTCGGCCATGCCTGCGAACATCAGGGACTACGCGGCCAGACAACTGCGGGAAATGGGCGTGGATGTACGCCTGAAGTCCGTGGTCGCCGAAGTCTTTCCGGACAGAGTCGTTTTAAAAGGCGCGGATAATATTGAGACGAACACTGTTGTCTGGACGGCAGGCGTTAAGGGAGAAGGACTTGCCGCTGCTTCCAATATTCCGGTTACGCGCGATGGTCGTGTAACAGTTAGCAAGACACTGCAGATTCAAGATCAGCAGAATATTTATGTGATTGGCGATCTGGCGTCGATCAGCGAAAGTCATCGTGTACTTCCGATGGTTGCACAGGTAGCCATTCAATCCGGCGTTACATCTGCGCAAAACATTTTAAGACAAATCAGAGGTTCGCCGCCGCAACCTTTTGTATACAAAGATCGCGGGTCGATGATCACTATAGGCCGTAAAGCTGCCGGGGTTGCCATCGGCTCCCGTACTTTTACCGGATTTTTTGCCTGGGTAATGTGGCTGGTCATCCATCTTTTTAATCTAATTGGTTTTCGCAACAGGGTTATGGTTCTAATCAACTGGGCATGGGATTACCTTCTCTATGAACGCGCCGTGCGTTATGTATTTCCGTCGAATATACCTTCTAAGGCTCAAAGCTCTTCCTGTATCCGAGGTATCAGGAAGGAGATTAATTCTTCTGGAAAATGA
- the lon gene encoding endopeptidase La — protein MTEQNVTENKNSFNIPELIPLIPLHKVLVFPKTVIPLEVTGNLSLLVDEAMTKDRIIGLIMHKKEPDNPNQYSMDDLHEVGTCAMIMKMVKTAENHTQMLLQGISRFSIVELIEGKLYKQARIKLIEETGVKDLETEALMSNLLSLFDQILRLSPFLPPEFGPMAKSITEAGILADLIASIINAPIEEKQKILDIADVKERLKAVTSMVNHQMEVLELGNKIQTKVKDDIDKSQREYYLRQQMKAIKQELGETDENTVETEEYRKKIEEKNLPEEAKKEALRELERLSRMHPSSAEYTVSSTYLDWITVLPWNDSTVDNLDIAKARQVLDEDHYGLAKPKKRIIEYLAVRKLKPDSKGPILCFVGPPGTGKTSLGHSIARALERKFVRISLGGVRDEAEIRGHRRTYIGALPGRIIQGLRRAESNNPVFMLDEIDKVGSDFRGDPSSALLEVLDPQQNNSFSDHYLDVAFDLSHVMFITTANMLDTIPPALLDRLEVIELTGYTQEEKVKIAERYLIPRQLKENGLTADQFRLNEKALNFIITGYTREAGVRNLEREIANACRGVAAQIAEGSITSKTVTDKDIPNYLGPVRVPTDVDSRITRPGIAIGLAWTPVGGDILFIEATAMRGKKGLALTGQLGDVMKESASAALSFIRTNAEELGVDSEFFDNMDIHIHVPAGAIPKDGPSAGVTMLTVLTSLLTNRKVKKHLAMTGEITLRGAVLPVGGIKEKVLAAYRAGIKTILLPAWNRKDLEDIPANVKKQISFHFINDMMDVVKLALEPVKEKKLPVVPAKKRKPVMSVKKKKSASIRKKVAKAKK, from the coding sequence ATGACGGAACAAAACGTCACAGAAAATAAAAATAGCTTCAATATTCCTGAATTGATTCCCCTTATTCCCCTGCATAAGGTGCTGGTGTTTCCAAAAACCGTGATTCCCCTGGAGGTCACGGGCAACCTGTCATTGCTGGTTGATGAAGCTATGACGAAAGACCGCATTATAGGTCTGATTATGCATAAAAAAGAGCCGGACAATCCGAATCAATATAGCATGGACGATCTTCATGAAGTCGGTACATGCGCTATGATTATGAAGATGGTCAAGACTGCAGAAAACCATACGCAAATGCTTTTACAGGGTATCAGCCGTTTTTCAATTGTAGAACTTATTGAAGGCAAGCTTTATAAGCAAGCGCGCATTAAATTGATTGAAGAAACGGGAGTTAAAGATCTGGAAACCGAAGCACTGATGTCCAATCTGCTGTCATTATTTGACCAGATATTAAGGCTCTCGCCTTTTCTTCCTCCGGAGTTCGGTCCGATGGCCAAGTCCATTACTGAGGCGGGCATTCTGGCTGATTTGATTGCTTCGATTATCAACGCGCCGATAGAGGAAAAACAAAAAATACTGGATATTGCCGATGTGAAGGAGCGCCTTAAAGCAGTGACCAGCATGGTTAATCATCAGATGGAAGTTCTGGAACTGGGCAATAAAATTCAAACCAAAGTCAAGGATGACATTGATAAAAGCCAGAGAGAATATTATCTGCGCCAGCAAATGAAGGCTATCAAGCAGGAATTGGGTGAAACAGATGAAAATACGGTAGAGACGGAAGAATACCGTAAAAAAATTGAAGAAAAAAATCTTCCCGAAGAAGCAAAGAAAGAAGCTTTAAGGGAATTGGAACGCTTGTCCCGCATGCATCCGTCATCAGCGGAATATACAGTTTCTTCGACCTATCTTGATTGGATAACGGTACTTCCCTGGAACGATTCGACAGTCGATAATCTTGATATAGCGAAAGCTCGCCAGGTTCTGGATGAAGATCACTACGGTCTTGCTAAACCCAAGAAGCGCATCATTGAATATCTGGCGGTACGCAAGCTCAAGCCGGATTCCAAGGGGCCCATTCTTTGTTTTGTGGGACCTCCGGGAACCGGCAAGACATCGCTGGGACATTCCATCGCCCGGGCGCTGGAGCGCAAGTTTGTGCGTATATCACTGGGCGGTGTGCGCGATGAAGCTGAAATTAGAGGTCATCGCCGCACTTACATTGGCGCTTTACCCGGACGTATTATTCAGGGACTGAGACGCGCGGAGTCGAATAACCCCGTGTTTATGCTCGACGAAATAGATAAAGTCGGTAGCGATTTCCGCGGTGATCCTTCATCGGCTCTGCTGGAGGTTTTGGATCCGCAGCAGAACAATTCGTTTTCCGATCACTATCTGGATGTCGCATTCGATTTATCGCATGTCATGTTCATTACGACAGCCAATATGCTGGACACGATTCCTCCGGCGCTGCTCGACAGGCTGGAAGTTATTGAGCTGACAGGCTACACGCAGGAAGAAAAAGTAAAGATTGCCGAGCGGTATTTAATTCCTCGGCAATTGAAGGAAAACGGCCTGACTGCTGATCAGTTTCGATTAAATGAAAAAGCGCTTAATTTCATTATTACCGGTTATACGCGTGAAGCGGGCGTGCGTAATCTGGAGAGGGAAATTGCCAACGCCTGTCGCGGCGTGGCGGCCCAGATAGCCGAAGGAAGCATTACGTCCAAAACAGTTACGGATAAGGATATCCCCAATTATTTAGGACCTGTGCGGGTACCAACGGACGTTGATTCGCGGATTACCAGGCCTGGCATAGCCATCGGCCTGGCCTGGACACCGGTGGGCGGCGATATATTATTTATTGAAGCCACGGCCATGAGAGGTAAGAAAGGCCTTGCGCTTACCGGACAATTGGGTGACGTGATGAAAGAATCAGCGTCGGCGGCATTAAGCTTTATCCGCACGAACGCCGAGGAACTAGGTGTGGATTCAGAGTTTTTTGACAATATGGATATCCATATTCATGTGCCGGCAGGAGCGATCCCCAAAGACGGTCCGTCGGCGGGCGTGACGATGCTCACAGTGCTCACATCTTTATTGACCAACCGCAAGGTAAAAAAGCATTTGGCTATGACCGGTGAAATTACACTGCGCGGTGCCGTACTGCCGGTGGGCGGCATCAAGGAAAAAGTGCTCGCGGCTTACCGTGCCGGCATTAAAACCATCCTGCTGCCCGCATGGAACCGTAAAGATCTTGAAGATATCCCGGCCAATGTGAAAAAACAGATTTCATTTCACTTTATCAACGATATGATGGACGTGGTAAAGCTGGCGCTGGAACCTGTAAAGGAGAAAAAACTGCCCGTCGTGCCGGCTAAAAAGCGTAAACCGGTGATGTCGGTAAAAAAGAAAAAATCAGCCAGCATTCGCAAAAAGGTTGCAAAAGCAAAAAAATAA
- a CDS encoding MoxR family ATPase, translating to MSSEKKNSHFRGASKYVLDDELAEIVNVSMVLEMPLLLKGEPGTGKTMLAHAIAESLQMPLIILNVKSSMKLIEALYQYDTLTRLNDSRFGDSKRDVSDIEAYIKMGKIGQAFTADNKTILLIDEIDKADTDFQDDMLDVLDQMQFDIIEIDKTVKAKHRPVIIITSNAKKDLSDPFLGRCNFHHIAFPHPDMMRLIVDVHFPNLDEEMVDICINTFYRLREVRGIEKKPATRELINWIRALKNDPDFKPRTLKQGRVPFMGILFKKSADLYQANQQVRTRG from the coding sequence ATGTCTTCAGAAAAGAAAAATTCTCATTTCCGCGGTGCATCCAAATATGTTTTAGATGATGAACTGGCTGAAATCGTAAATGTTTCCATGGTTTTGGAAATGCCTCTTCTGCTTAAGGGAGAACCGGGCACAGGAAAAACCATGCTGGCCCATGCCATTGCAGAGAGCCTGCAAATGCCCCTCATTATTTTAAATGTCAAATCCAGCATGAAGCTTATCGAAGCCCTTTATCAGTATGATACTCTGACGCGTCTCAATGACAGCCGTTTCGGCGATTCCAAGCGGGATGTGAGCGATATTGAGGCCTATATTAAAATGGGTAAGATCGGTCAGGCTTTTACGGCGGATAATAAGACTATCCTTCTGATCGACGAAATCGACAAGGCCGATACTGATTTTCAGGATGATATGCTGGATGTCCTCGATCAGATGCAGTTCGATATTATTGAGATTGACAAAACCGTCAAAGCCAAGCACCGTCCAGTTATTATCATTACTTCCAATGCCAAGAAGGATCTATCCGACCCATTCCTCGGACGCTGCAATTTTCATCACATAGCCTTTCCTCATCCCGACATGATGCGCCTGATCGTGGATGTTCATTTCCCAAACTTAGACGAAGAAATGGTGGACATCTGCATCAATACATTTTACCGTCTCCGGGAAGTGCGGGGAATTGAAAAGAAACCGGCCACGCGGGAATTAATTAACTGGATTCGCGCCTTGAAAAACGATCCGGATTTTAAGCCCAGAACGCTCAAGCAGGGAAGGGTTCCCTTTATGGGAATTCTCTTCAAAAAAAGCGCCGACCTTTATCAGGCAAACCAGCAGGTCAGAACTCGCGGTTGA
- a CDS encoding amidase: MAGFVEYDQYDAVGLAKLVREKKISPAELCEEAINRIEKLNPILNAVINPMFDMGRETVKKSLPDGPFTGVPFLLKDLISAYSGVKLTSGCRAYKDYIPDYDSELVKRFKKSGLIALGKTNTPEFGLMGITEPELYGPTRNPWNIEHTPGGSSGGSAAAVASGMVPMASGGDGGGSIRIPSAFCALFGLKPTRGRTPTGPKYGELWQGAAIEHVLTRSVRDNAAMLDAICGADVGAPYIIKPPERPYTDEINCETGSLKIAFNTESPLGTGTHEYCKEAVLQTAKLLQDLGHNVEEARPELDGIRLANSYFTLYFGEIAADIELARSVLKKKVSRSDFEIATWFFGQLGHHYTAFDFVRAMREWDIAARVMGQFHLKYDLFLTPTVAAPPAKIGELLPKSYEKVAMKILSVLNLGFLAKASGMVNQIAIQTLAKTPFTQLANFTGQPAMNVPLQWDKKGMPCGVQFIAPFGDEATLFRLASQLEKVKPWFDKRPELKV, translated from the coding sequence ATGGCCGGTTTTGTTGAGTACGATCAATATGACGCGGTGGGATTGGCGAAACTTGTCCGTGAAAAGAAAATTTCTCCGGCCGAACTTTGCGAAGAAGCGATAAACCGCATTGAAAAGTTGAACCCCATACTCAACGCTGTGATAAATCCCATGTTTGACATGGGGCGCGAAACCGTGAAAAAGTCTCTTCCTGACGGACCTTTCACCGGAGTTCCTTTTCTCTTAAAGGATTTAATCAGTGCCTACTCGGGAGTAAAATTGACAAGCGGCTGCCGGGCTTATAAAGATTATATTCCCGACTACGACAGTGAACTGGTGAAGCGTTTTAAAAAATCAGGGTTGATTGCGCTGGGCAAAACCAACACCCCTGAATTCGGTTTGATGGGCATAACCGAACCGGAATTGTACGGACCCACACGTAACCCGTGGAATATTGAGCACACTCCCGGCGGATCAAGCGGAGGTTCCGCTGCAGCGGTGGCTTCCGGCATGGTACCGATGGCTTCCGGGGGAGATGGGGGAGGTTCGATTCGCATCCCGTCGGCTTTTTGCGCATTGTTCGGATTAAAGCCTACCCGTGGCCGTACACCAACAGGTCCTAAATATGGCGAGTTATGGCAAGGCGCAGCGATAGAACATGTGCTGACGCGGTCGGTGCGGGATAACGCTGCTATGTTGGATGCCATTTGTGGTGCGGATGTTGGTGCCCCTTATATAATCAAGCCGCCGGAACGGCCGTATACCGATGAAATTAATTGTGAGACCGGTTCCTTGAAAATAGCCTTTAATACCGAATCTCCTTTAGGTACCGGAACACATGAGTATTGCAAAGAGGCCGTTCTACAAACTGCCAAATTGCTCCAGGATTTGGGCCACAATGTGGAAGAGGCGAGACCGGAACTCGATGGCATCAGACTGGCCAATTCTTATTTTACCCTTTATTTTGGGGAAATTGCCGCCGACATCGAACTTGCCCGATCAGTTTTGAAGAAAAAAGTTAGCCGAAGTGATTTTGAAATAGCCACATGGTTTTTCGGCCAACTCGGCCATCATTACACCGCGTTTGATTTTGTCCGAGCTATGAGAGAATGGGATATCGCTGCAAGGGTAATGGGGCAGTTCCACCTCAAGTATGATTTATTTCTAACCCCGACTGTAGCTGCTCCGCCGGCAAAGATAGGAGAGCTTTTGCCGAAATCTTATGAAAAAGTTGCCATGAAAATATTAAGTGTGCTTAATCTTGGCTTTCTGGCCAAGGCCTCCGGGATGGTAAATCAAATAGCTATACAAACTCTCGCCAAAACTCCTTTCACCCAATTAGCCAATTTTACCGGCCAGCCGGCGATGAATGTGCCTTTGCAGTGGGATAAAAAAGGCATGCCCTGCGGTGTCCAATTCATCGCGCCGTTTGGTGATGAAGCCACACTGTTCAGGTTAGCTTCTCAGCTGGAAAAAGTAAAACCGTGGTTTGACAAACGTCCTGAGTTGAAAGTCTGA
- a CDS encoding thiolase has product MDNVYVIGVGMIRFNKYPDKTVRGMAHEAIDLVLKDAGLVKEDLETAYFSNTFWGLFSNQHSIRGEVALRSMGIGNIPVTNVENACAGGSTALHLAYTGVCAGMYDVALAIGSEKISNPNKALSLGAYAYCMDTEGYEDQIKLYEELTRRVKIEIPAGQPAPGEGHSVFMDAYAMGARWHMTRFGSTQRQMAVVCAKNHWHASLNPLAQYQTNMTVEEVLADRPISYPLTRAMCAPVGDGAAAVIVCSESYLKKLKNARPVKILASVMGTGRDRDMDDPDIGERLAKKAYDMAGVGPKDISLAEVHDATAWGELHQTESMGFCPMGEGGPYAESGATKLGGEKPINTSGGLECKGHPIGASGLSQIHEIVTQLRGDAGKRQVQGARMGLAENGGGNIGVEEAAMCIHILEAPAK; this is encoded by the coding sequence ATGGATAACGTATATGTCATTGGTGTCGGAATGATCAGATTTAATAAATATCCTGATAAAACAGTCAGGGGCATGGCCCATGAAGCTATAGATCTGGTTTTGAAAGATGCCGGGTTAGTCAAAGAAGATCTAGAAACCGCTTATTTTTCCAATACCTTCTGGGGACTTTTTTCCAACCAGCACTCCATCAGAGGGGAAGTAGCTTTAAGGAGTATGGGAATTGGAAACATTCCTGTAACCAATGTTGAAAATGCATGTGCCGGCGGCTCTACTGCGCTGCATCTGGCGTATACCGGTGTTTGTGCAGGAATGTATGATGTGGCGCTGGCTATTGGTTCAGAAAAAATATCCAATCCGAATAAAGCCTTGTCGCTGGGAGCTTACGCGTATTGTATGGATACGGAGGGATATGAAGATCAAATAAAGTTGTATGAAGAACTTACCCGTCGCGTGAAGATCGAAATACCCGCAGGACAGCCCGCGCCTGGGGAGGGACACAGCGTCTTTATGGATGCCTATGCAATGGGTGCCCGGTGGCATATGACCCGTTTCGGTTCTACACAGCGTCAAATGGCCGTGGTTTGCGCTAAAAACCACTGGCACGCGTCTCTCAATCCTCTTGCCCAGTACCAGACAAACATGACGGTTGAAGAAGTTTTAGCAGACAGACCGATTTCCTATCCTTTAACCAGAGCGATGTGTGCCCCGGTTGGAGATGGTGCCGCAGCAGTCATTGTTTGTTCGGAGAGTTATTTGAAGAAATTAAAAAACGCCAGGCCGGTTAAAATCCTGGCCTCTGTAATGGGAACGGGCAGAGACAGAGATATGGATGATCCGGATATCGGCGAACGCCTGGCAAAAAAGGCTTATGATATGGCAGGTGTTGGTCCGAAAGACATCAGCCTGGCCGAGGTTCATGATGCCACGGCATGGGGAGAGTTGCATCAGACAGAATCCATGGGATTTTGTCCGATGGGAGAGGGAGGCCCCTATGCTGAATCCGGAGCGACAAAGTTAGGAGGTGAAAAACCTATTAACACCAGCGGAGGTTTGGAGTGTAAAGGCCATCCCATTGGAGCTTCCGGACTTTCGCAAATCCATGAAATCGTAACCCAGTTGCGGGGTGATGCGGGAAAAAGACAGGTGCAAGGTGCGCGTATGGGATTGGCCGAAAATGGCGGAGGCAATATCGGAGTTGAAGAAGCGGCTATGTGCATTCACATACTGGAGGCACCGGCAAAATGA
- a CDS encoding acyl-CoA dehydrogenase has product MNNSLEERIDQLKLKNATQKMNIFGRLLVDNREMSIWEHDTKTLSWGVRRWRRKALKFAREYIRPLAPEADLHPHDYDPKPILSAAARQGFQTLLLVPPLGTASTLPYYRNTVFQVAIVGEEFATECGGLTLLLLAHNLGIAPLLLSGSLRNILGQMIPFYLKSYILGRPECMAFAITEPGAGSDVEETEGGALAKLVTTAKLAPDQGGYILNGRKCFISDGAIADKATVFAKLENEGIESWTCFLVERGMKGFSVGRSERKMGQRASDASELIFDNVFIPKKNVVGKLRSGWAINRNVLNYSRPVVGAMALGHGRGAFERCLEFCRKTNLGPKRLIQYQDVQLELADMAISLWAARSMIWHSCRQFRAYQSASASAKVFASDTAFKVCNQAMELMGDQGYLHVNGVERAWRDSRLTQIYEGTNQINRLALFEHHLDTDFRI; this is encoded by the coding sequence ATGAACAACTCTCTTGAAGAACGTATAGATCAACTCAAACTGAAAAACGCCACTCAGAAGATGAACATTTTCGGACGCCTTCTGGTTGATAACAGGGAAATGTCTATCTGGGAACATGATACGAAGACCCTTAGCTGGGGTGTGCGCAGATGGCGGCGAAAAGCACTGAAATTCGCCCGCGAATATATTCGACCACTGGCCCCGGAGGCTGATCTTCATCCTCATGATTATGATCCCAAACCGATATTATCTGCCGCTGCGCGACAGGGATTTCAAACACTACTTCTTGTCCCGCCTTTAGGCACAGCCAGCACACTTCCATATTACAGAAATACGGTGTTTCAGGTAGCTATTGTGGGCGAAGAATTTGCAACTGAGTGTGGAGGATTGACGCTTCTTCTTCTGGCGCATAACCTGGGTATCGCTCCGCTTCTACTTTCCGGAAGTCTAAGAAACATACTGGGGCAAATGATTCCTTTTTATCTGAAATCTTACATACTGGGCAGGCCGGAATGCATGGCCTTTGCCATAACCGAACCTGGCGCCGGTTCCGATGTTGAAGAAACTGAAGGTGGAGCATTAGCCAAACTGGTCACTACTGCGAAATTAGCGCCCGATCAGGGTGGATACATTCTCAACGGCCGCAAATGCTTTATTTCAGATGGAGCGATAGCAGATAAGGCAACCGTATTCGCAAAACTGGAGAATGAAGGCATCGAATCATGGACATGCTTTCTGGTGGAAAGAGGGATGAAGGGATTTTCTGTAGGAAGAAGTGAACGTAAAATGGGACAACGGGCGTCGGACGCTTCAGAGCTTATTTTTGATAATGTGTTTATTCCAAAGAAAAATGTTGTCGGAAAACTTCGATCGGGTTGGGCCATTAATCGCAACGTGCTTAATTATTCGCGACCTGTTGTCGGAGCGATGGCCCTGGGACACGGACGCGGCGCTTTTGAACGTTGTCTGGAATTCTGCAGAAAAACTAATCTGGGTCCGAAGCGACTCATCCAATATCAGGATGTTCAATTGGAGCTGGCGGATATGGCGATAAGCCTCTGGGCGGCTCGTTCCATGATCTGGCATAGCTGTAGACAGTTTCGCGCTTATCAATCGGCATCAGCTTCCGCCAAGGTGTTTGCTTCCGACACGGCGTTTAAAGTCTGTAATCAGGCGATGGAACTGATGGGTGACCAGGGATATCTGCATGTTAATGGGGTCGAGCGCGCCTGGCGCGACTCGCGTCTGACGCAGATATACGAAGGCACAAACCAGATTAACCGGCTGGCGCTTTTTGAGCATCATTTGGACACGGATTTTAGAATATAA